In a genomic window of Pseudomonas oryzihabitans:
- a CDS encoding VWA domain-containing protein, with translation MFEFAWPWLWLLAPLPWLLRVLLPAADSGQAALRVEFLSELTHLGGRTARSGSLSGARRLLPYLLGWLLILAAAARPQWVGPPQPLAVSGRDLLLAVDVSGSMDTPDMQLGDENVSRLTLVKQLLGRFIDSRQGDRVGLILFGSQAYLQAPLTADRRTVHTLLDEAQIGLAGRNTAVGDAVGLAVKHLRKRPDNSRTLILVTDGASNGGVVTPAVAAALAASERVRVYTLGIGADPDPLATGSTPSDLDEPMLRHLAEVTNGAYFRVRSSEELAAVSRQLDRLEPIRQQPDQARPTKELYPWPLALALLLGLAMALARLPLPERWRRLGGRP, from the coding sequence ATGTTTGAATTCGCCTGGCCCTGGCTCTGGCTGCTGGCACCGCTGCCCTGGCTGCTGCGCGTGCTGCTGCCCGCCGCGGACAGCGGCCAGGCGGCCCTGCGGGTCGAGTTCCTCAGCGAACTCACGCATCTCGGCGGTCGTACCGCGCGCTCCGGTAGCCTCAGCGGCGCCCGGCGTCTGCTGCCCTATCTGCTGGGCTGGCTGCTGATCCTGGCCGCGGCGGCCCGGCCACAGTGGGTGGGCCCACCCCAGCCGCTCGCCGTAAGCGGTCGCGATCTGCTGCTGGCGGTGGATGTCTCTGGCTCGATGGACACCCCGGACATGCAACTGGGTGACGAGAACGTCAGCCGCCTGACGCTGGTCAAGCAGTTGCTCGGTCGCTTCATCGACAGCCGCCAGGGCGACCGGGTCGGGCTGATCCTGTTCGGCTCCCAGGCCTATCTGCAAGCGCCCTTGACCGCCGACCGGCGCACCGTGCACACCCTGCTGGACGAAGCCCAGATCGGGCTGGCCGGGCGCAACACGGCGGTGGGCGATGCCGTGGGCCTGGCGGTCAAGCACCTGCGCAAGCGGCCGGACAACAGCCGCACCCTGATCCTGGTCACCGACGGCGCCAGCAACGGTGGGGTGGTGACGCCTGCGGTGGCGGCCGCCCTGGCGGCGAGCGAGCGGGTCCGGGTCTACACCCTGGGCATCGGCGCCGATCCGGACCCGCTCGCCACGGGGAGCACGCCGAGCGACCTCGACGAGCCCATGCTGCGCCATCTCGCCGAAGTCACCAACGGCGCCTACTTCCGGGTGAGATCCAGCGAGGAACTCGCGGCGGTGTCCCGCCAGCTCGACCGCCTCGAACCCATCCGCCAGCAGCCCGACCAGGCTCGCCCGACCAAGGAGCTCTATCCCTGGCCCCTAGCCTTGGCGCTGTTGCTCGGCCTGGCCATGGCCCTCGCCCGCCTGCCACTGCCCGAGCGCTGGCGCCGCCTGGGAGGACGCCCATGA
- a CDS encoding tetratricopeptide repeat protein, translated as MSDWLPLFLRPAWLLALLPVALVIWALRQRRHRHGSWLALLPPALHPWLLSDGDRQRSPLGLSLLGAAGLLTCLALAGPSWQQGEQQSFRRNDPLVVVLALTPDLLATDVTPNRLLAVQRKLQDLLKARQDGETAIVVYAGSAHTLVPLTDDLATTENLLMALRPSIMPVPGQRADLGVAQALQLLGPAPSPSARLLLIASSLDDRERQGIERLLQGHLRQLAILGPGTPQGAPVATETGNYLSDAAGGIRIARLAEGQLQGLAQALGGRYQRLQRDDSDLRRLGLLERPDEVRLNDGEGPSGWRDQGYLLLLPLLLVACGARRGWLLCLPFCLLLTPPPAQAGGWDDLWLRRDQQGMQLLGDDQPAAAAERFTDERWRGVALYRSGDYAGAAAAFARDPSADGHYNRGNALAMAGRYDEALRAYNAALVLRPDLAVALRNRNRLERLLAQRAAAQAEAAARSHKPQAATATSVQADELSSASSASPDTTAAASPQFQAQAGADWLVSPSSADDPQVEEQRQAAEQWLREIPDNPADLLRRKFWYQQQQREENALQ; from the coding sequence ATGAGCGACTGGCTGCCGCTGTTCTTGCGCCCGGCCTGGCTGCTGGCGCTGCTGCCGGTCGCCCTGGTGATCTGGGCATTGCGCCAGCGCCGCCATCGTCATGGCAGTTGGCTGGCACTGCTCCCACCCGCCCTGCATCCCTGGCTGCTCAGCGACGGCGACCGCCAACGCTCGCCGCTCGGCTTGAGCCTGCTGGGCGCCGCGGGCCTGCTGACCTGCCTCGCCCTGGCCGGGCCCAGTTGGCAGCAAGGCGAACAGCAGAGCTTCCGACGTAACGATCCCCTGGTAGTGGTACTGGCGCTGACCCCGGACCTGCTCGCCACCGATGTCACCCCCAATCGCCTGCTGGCCGTGCAACGCAAGCTGCAGGACCTGCTCAAGGCGCGCCAGGATGGCGAAACCGCCATCGTCGTCTATGCCGGCAGCGCCCACACCCTGGTGCCGCTGACCGACGACCTGGCGACCACGGAAAATCTGCTGATGGCCCTGCGCCCCTCGATCATGCCGGTGCCGGGTCAGCGCGCCGATCTGGGTGTCGCCCAGGCGTTGCAGCTGCTCGGACCGGCGCCGAGTCCGAGCGCCCGCCTGCTGCTCATCGCCAGCAGCCTGGATGATCGCGAACGCCAGGGTATCGAGCGACTGTTGCAGGGCCACCTGCGCCAGCTGGCGATCCTCGGACCGGGCACGCCGCAAGGCGCCCCGGTGGCGACCGAGACGGGCAACTACCTGAGCGACGCGGCGGGCGGCATCCGCATCGCCCGCCTGGCCGAAGGACAATTGCAGGGCCTGGCTCAGGCCCTGGGGGGGCGTTATCAGCGACTGCAACGCGATGACAGCGACCTGCGCCGGCTCGGCCTGCTGGAACGCCCGGACGAGGTCAGGCTCAACGACGGCGAAGGCCCCTCGGGCTGGCGCGACCAGGGCTATCTGCTGCTCCTGCCGCTGCTGCTGGTCGCCTGTGGTGCGCGGCGCGGCTGGCTGCTGTGCCTGCCCTTCTGTCTGCTGCTGACGCCGCCACCCGCGCAGGCGGGCGGCTGGGACGACCTCTGGCTAAGACGCGACCAACAGGGCATGCAACTGCTGGGCGACGATCAACCCGCGGCAGCCGCCGAACGCTTCACCGATGAGCGCTGGCGCGGCGTGGCCCTCTATCGCAGTGGCGACTATGCCGGTGCCGCCGCCGCCTTCGCCCGCGACCCTTCCGCGGACGGCCACTACAATCGCGGTAACGCCCTGGCCATGGCCGGTCGCTACGACGAGGCACTACGTGCCTACAACGCCGCGCTGGTCCTGCGTCCGGACCTGGCCGTCGCCCTGCGCAACCGTAACCGCCTCGAGCGCCTGCTCGCCCAGCGCGCGGCCGCGCAGGCAGAGGCCGCCGCCCGCAGCCACAAGCCCCAGGCCGCCACCGCGACCAGTGTCCAGGCCGACGAGCTCAGCAGTGCCAGCAGCGCCAGTCCCGACACCACCGCCGCGGCCAGCCCGCAGTTCCAGGCCCAGGCGGGCGCGGACTGGCTGGTCAGCCCCAGCTCCGCCGACGATCCCCAGGTGGAAGAGCAACGCCAGGCGGCCGAACAATGGTTGCGGGAAATTCCCGACAATCCGGCCGACCTCTTGCGTCGCAAGTTCTGGTACCAGCAGCAACAACGTGAGGAGAACGCGTTGCAATGA
- a CDS encoding BatD family protein, which yields MKPYPLLVTLALLAPAIQAADLSARLERSQIGENETLDLILETTAPAQFGKPDLGPLAQDFKVLGVRQNSLPPGERVTTRWNVTLQPKSSGALTIPALTLDGARSQPLNVTVEASAAKRHTREPVYLEASVDHTKVYVQAETILTIRLYHAVALYDDHVLTPPTPSDARVDPLGTPQVYERDIDGVRHGVIEWRYAIHPLQSGTLVLPPQTFSATLAGGIDDSSRAGQPIQLRTQALTLEVQPQPASYPPQTPWLPARSLTLTQQWNPAPENAREGSALTRTLQLRAEGLAASQLPPLVLPEVAGLKRYAEQPRLSVQAQPSGLVGQREERIALIPTSTGDKLLPPVEVVWWNTETDTLERATLPAQTLVVAEDPTLQPAPTQTTAKAKAAGGERGLWRWQLATAFLALTTLLGFGLWWRARRQPAVLPATPGVDSRLQREDLLRACQSNDPHATRHALDAWARQQPETLAAMGARFEPLAAALDDLNGALYSEAGQRWQGETLWQAINALPPLTPEAVHHTLPPLYPR from the coding sequence ATGAAGCCCTATCCGTTGCTCGTGACCCTCGCGCTGCTGGCGCCCGCCATCCAGGCGGCCGATCTCAGCGCGCGCCTGGAGCGCAGCCAGATCGGTGAAAACGAGACCCTCGACCTCATCCTCGAAACCACCGCCCCCGCTCAGTTCGGCAAACCTGACCTCGGTCCGCTGGCGCAGGACTTCAAGGTGCTGGGCGTACGGCAGAACAGCCTACCCCCTGGCGAACGGGTGACCACCCGCTGGAACGTGACCCTGCAACCCAAGAGCAGCGGTGCCCTCACCATTCCCGCCCTCACCCTGGACGGCGCCCGCAGCCAGCCGCTGAACGTCACCGTCGAGGCGAGCGCCGCCAAGCGGCATACCCGCGAACCCGTCTATCTGGAAGCTTCCGTGGACCACACCAAGGTCTACGTGCAGGCGGAGACTATCCTCACCATCCGCCTCTATCACGCGGTGGCGCTCTATGACGACCACGTGCTGACGCCGCCTACTCCCAGCGATGCCCGGGTCGATCCGCTGGGTACGCCGCAGGTCTACGAGCGCGACATCGATGGCGTGCGGCATGGGGTGATCGAATGGCGCTACGCCATCCATCCACTGCAAAGCGGCACCCTGGTGCTGCCGCCCCAGACCTTCAGTGCCACCCTGGCCGGCGGTATCGACGACAGCTCGCGAGCCGGCCAGCCGATCCAGTTGCGCACCCAGGCCTTGACCCTGGAGGTCCAGCCCCAACCGGCAAGCTATCCACCACAAACGCCCTGGCTGCCAGCGCGCAGCCTGACCCTGACCCAACAGTGGAATCCGGCGCCGGAAAACGCCCGCGAAGGCAGCGCCCTGACCCGGACGCTGCAATTGCGTGCCGAGGGGCTGGCGGCGAGCCAACTACCGCCGCTGGTACTGCCCGAGGTCGCGGGCTTGAAACGCTACGCTGAACAGCCGCGCTTGTCCGTGCAGGCGCAGCCCAGTGGACTGGTCGGCCAACGCGAAGAGCGCATCGCGCTGATCCCGACCTCCACCGGCGACAAGCTGTTGCCGCCGGTGGAGGTGGTCTGGTGGAACACCGAGACCGATACCTTGGAGCGGGCGACCTTGCCGGCGCAAACCTTGGTGGTCGCTGAAGATCCGACCCTGCAACCCGCCCCCACGCAGACCACGGCCAAGGCCAAGGCCGCCGGCGGCGAACGCGGTCTGTGGCGCTGGCAACTGGCGACCGCCTTCCTGGCGCTGACCACCCTGCTGGGCTTCGGTCTCTGGTGGCGGGCGCGGCGCCAGCCGGCCGTCTTGCCGGCGACACCGGGCGTGGACAGTCGCCTGCAACGCGAAGACCTGCTGCGCGCCTGCCAAAGCAACGATCCCCATGCCACTCGCCACGCCTTGGACGCCTGGGCCCGGCAGCAACCGGAAACCCTGGCCGCCATGGGTGCCCGCTTCGAACCGCTGGCCGCCGCCCTCGACGACCTCAATGGCGCGCTGTACAGCGAAGCCGGTCAGCGCTGGCAGGGCGAGACGCTGTGGCAGGCGATCAACGCCCTGCCACCACTCACGCCCGAGGCGGTCCATCACACCCTGCCGCCGCTCTATCCGCGCTGA
- a CDS encoding YceH family protein, translating to MSQEATPAFAEEPLSAAEVRVLGSLIEKQLTTPETYPLTLNALVLACNQKTSREPVLNLTPGEVGQGLRRLEERGLARLVMGSRADRWEQRLDKALELPPPQWVLCALLFLRGPQTLGELLARSGRMHAFDDTEQVRHHLERLIARGLAVGLGRQPGQREERYLHLFGSAAEREAQIAQLGSASEGAASAGGREGRLEALEARIATLEERLARLEEAAQRG from the coding sequence ATGAGCCAAGAAGCCACCCCTGCCTTCGCCGAAGAACCGCTGAGCGCGGCCGAGGTCCGCGTCCTCGGCAGCCTGATCGAAAAGCAGCTGACCACGCCGGAAACCTATCCGCTGACCCTCAATGCACTGGTACTGGCCTGCAACCAGAAGACCAGTCGCGAGCCGGTGCTCAACCTGACCCCAGGGGAAGTGGGGCAGGGGCTGCGGCGGTTGGAGGAGCGCGGCCTGGCCCGTCTGGTGATGGGCAGTCGGGCGGATCGCTGGGAGCAGCGCCTGGACAAGGCGCTGGAATTGCCACCACCGCAGTGGGTGCTCTGTGCGCTGTTGTTCCTGCGCGGCCCCCAGACCCTGGGTGAGTTGCTCGCCCGCAGCGGGCGGATGCATGCCTTCGACGATACCGAGCAGGTGCGCCATCACCTGGAGCGCCTGATCGCCCGCGGCTTGGCTGTTGGTCTCGGCCGTCAGCCCGGGCAGCGCGAAGAGCGCTACCTGCATCTGTTCGGCAGTGCCGCGGAACGCGAAGCCCAGATCGCTCAGTTGGGCAGTGCCAGCGAAGGTGCGGCGTCAGCGGGTGGTCGCGAAGGACGGCTGGAGGCTCTGGAGGCCCGGATCGCCACGCTGGAAGAGCGCCTGGCGCGCCTGGAGGAAGCCGCTCAGCGCGGATAG
- the yedA gene encoding drug/metabolite exporter YedA, giving the protein MDTSASPCSAPRLPTWLPLLGAFFALYVIWGSTYLVIRLGIAHWPPLLMAGLRFTVAGLLMLGWLRWRGTPWPSLRETLAAGVIGILLLGVGNGGVTLAEHWGVTSGVAALAIATVPLFTLLFGLLWGQRNTLLEWAGIALGLVGIALLNLGDTMSATPLGAAVILLAAAAWAFGSIWSRYLPMPRGAMASAVEMLVAGAALLLASRFSGEQLQQWPTLGGWLALGYLVVFGSLIAFSAYLYLLGRVRPAAATSYAYVNPVVAVLLGTLFAGERIGPAEMLAMLVIVGAVVLIGVPQWRRR; this is encoded by the coding sequence ATGGATACCTCTGCTTCGCCCTGCAGCGCGCCGCGCCTGCCCACCTGGCTGCCCTTGCTGGGCGCCTTCTTCGCCCTCTATGTGATCTGGGGTTCCACCTATCTGGTGATTCGTCTCGGTATCGCCCACTGGCCGCCGTTGTTGATGGCGGGGCTGAGATTCACGGTGGCTGGCCTGCTCATGCTCGGTTGGCTGCGTTGGCGCGGCACGCCCTGGCCGAGCCTGCGCGAAACCCTGGCTGCCGGGGTGATCGGTATCCTGCTGCTGGGCGTCGGCAACGGCGGCGTGACGCTGGCCGAGCACTGGGGCGTGACCTCGGGCGTTGCGGCCCTGGCGATCGCCACGGTGCCGCTGTTCACCCTGCTGTTCGGCCTGCTCTGGGGGCAGCGCAATACCCTACTGGAGTGGGCCGGTATCGCGCTCGGGCTGGTGGGCATCGCGCTGCTCAATCTGGGCGACACCATGAGCGCGACTCCCCTGGGCGCGGCGGTGATCCTGCTCGCGGCGGCGGCCTGGGCCTTCGGCTCGATCTGGAGTCGCTACCTGCCAATGCCACGGGGCGCCATGGCCAGCGCGGTGGAGATGCTGGTAGCGGGCGCCGCGCTGTTGCTCGCCAGCCGGTTCAGTGGCGAGCAGTTGCAGCAGTGGCCGACACTGGGCGGCTGGTTGGCGCTGGGCTACCTGGTAGTCTTCGGATCGCTGATCGCCTTCAGCGCCTATCTCTATCTGCTGGGTCGGGTCCGGCCGGCTGCCGCTACCAGCTATGCCTACGTCAATCCGGTGGTGGCGGTGCTGCTGGGCACCCTGTTCGCCGGCGAGCGGATCGGGCCGGCGGAAATGCTGGCGATGCTGGTCATCGTCGGTGCCGTGGTGCTGATCGGTGTGCCCCAGTGGCGACGTCGTTGA
- a CDS encoding Lrp/AsnC family transcriptional regulator — protein MDHLDRRLIDLLLVDGRASYAELGRRLGLSAPAIAERVAKLEDAGIITGYGARIDRRALGYGAECLVSLRMHSACNGPLLKKLEALPQLIACHRVTGEDCLMLRAAVRDMSELEVLIDKLATFGMSRTVLVLSTPFERPLPLDTA, from the coding sequence ATGGATCACCTCGATCGACGCCTGATCGACCTGCTGCTAGTGGATGGCCGCGCCAGCTACGCCGAGCTGGGCCGCCGGCTGGGGCTTTCCGCGCCGGCCATCGCCGAGCGCGTCGCCAAGCTCGAAGACGCTGGGATCATCACCGGCTATGGCGCTCGCATCGACCGCCGCGCCTTGGGTTATGGCGCCGAATGCCTGGTTTCACTGCGGATGCACAGCGCCTGCAATGGCCCGCTGCTCAAGAAGCTGGAAGCCCTACCCCAACTGATCGCCTGTCACCGCGTGACCGGCGAAGACTGCCTGATGCTTCGCGCCGCCGTGCGCGACATGAGCGAGCTGGAGGTTCTGATCGACAAGCTGGCGACCTTCGGCATGAGCCGTACCGTGTTGGTGCTGTCGACGCCTTTCGAACGCCCACTGCCACTCGATACCGCCTGA
- a CDS encoding DUF2076 domain-containing protein has protein sequence MQREESQLIEGLFDRLKTTEAQTAPRDREAEALIQQRLRDQPAAPYYMAQAMLIQEAAIKRLDQRVKELESQMQQLQQNRPSSGGFLSSLFGGGQSSNAQAPANNAAPSRGWNDPGPAAPRPGYGQPNPGYAQPAPGYGQPAPGYAAPQAAPSRMGGFMGGALQTAAGVAGGMLAAQAISGLFHHSQPEEIVNVINETPTDPGFAGGGPQDAWADNGNYDNGGGFQDAGGFQDNGGFQDAADYGDNGGGGFFDDNGDDDSFI, from the coding sequence ATGCAACGCGAAGAAAGCCAGCTGATCGAGGGTCTGTTCGACCGTCTCAAGACCACGGAAGCCCAGACCGCGCCTCGGGATCGTGAAGCCGAGGCCCTGATTCAACAGCGGTTGCGCGACCAGCCGGCCGCGCCTTACTACATGGCCCAGGCCATGCTGATCCAGGAGGCGGCCATCAAGCGACTGGACCAGCGCGTCAAGGAGCTGGAGAGTCAGATGCAGCAACTCCAGCAGAACCGTCCCAGCAGCGGCGGTTTTCTTTCCAGTCTGTTCGGGGGCGGTCAGTCGTCCAACGCCCAGGCGCCGGCCAATAACGCCGCGCCCTCGCGTGGTTGGAACGATCCGGGGCCGGCGGCGCCCCGTCCCGGCTATGGTCAGCCCAACCCCGGTTACGCCCAGCCCGCTCCTGGCTATGGCCAGCCGGCACCGGGTTATGCCGCACCCCAGGCCGCACCGTCGCGTATGGGGGGCTTCATGGGTGGCGCCTTGCAGACCGCGGCCGGTGTGGCAGGTGGCATGCTGGCGGCCCAGGCCATCTCCGGGCTGTTCCATCACTCGCAGCCCGAGGAGATCGTCAACGTCATCAACGAAACGCCCACCGATCCTGGCTTCGCTGGTGGTGGTCCTCAGGATGCCTGGGCCGACAATGGCAACTACGACAATGGCGGCGGCTTCCAGGACGCTGGCGGTTTCCAGGATAACGGTGGCTTCCAGGATGCGGCCGACTACGGTGATAACGGTGGCGGCGGTTTCTTCGATGACAACGGTGACGACGACTCTTTCATCTAG
- a CDS encoding cysteine hydrolase family protein, translating into MPPLLLLIDQQQGIRAPHLGPRNHPEAELRMAELLAAWRQARAPLAHVRHLSRSPTSVFWPGQPGVDFQPALAPLPGETVFDKQVPDAFAHSGLERWLLQRGIEELLVCGVASENSVEATARSADNLGFRTWVAEDACYTFAKADFAGRAHSADEVHAMAMANLDGEYATVTSTALLLERLRAGRSSC; encoded by the coding sequence ATGCCGCCGCTGCTTCTCTTGATCGACCAGCAACAGGGTATCCGCGCTCCCCACCTGGGGCCGCGCAACCATCCCGAAGCGGAGCTGCGCATGGCCGAGCTGCTGGCCGCCTGGCGCCAGGCAAGGGCGCCCCTGGCCCACGTTCGGCACCTGTCGCGCAGTCCGACCTCGGTGTTCTGGCCCGGCCAACCCGGCGTGGACTTCCAGCCCGCGCTGGCACCCCTGCCAGGCGAGACGGTATTCGACAAGCAGGTCCCCGATGCCTTCGCCCACAGCGGCCTGGAGCGCTGGTTGCTCCAGCGCGGCATCGAAGAGCTGCTCGTCTGCGGTGTGGCCAGCGAGAATTCGGTGGAGGCCACCGCCCGTAGCGCCGACAACCTCGGCTTTCGCACCTGGGTGGCGGAAGATGCCTGCTATACCTTCGCCAAGGCCGACTTCGCCGGACGAGCCCACAGCGCCGATGAGGTCCACGCGATGGCCATGGCCAACCTCGACGGCGAATATGCCACCGTCACCTCCACCGCCCTGTTGCTCGAACGCCTGCGAGCGGGCAGGTCGTCCTGCTAG
- a CDS encoding YciC family protein, with the protein MNPVDILRDSLLFFARNLRPLAVLTLPWLLLESLLRYQVLERFGVSNGLWDLLVSLLCYPLYTASLLIFLEARTQGTTPRLSGVWGAALLLWPRFAILAAITSGLVMLGFSLLIVPGFLIMTLLAFAENLLVLEGRAPLDALHGSLRMTRGHFFTLLACILATVLPAWLIDAWIAQHFAKAATPEIILQTLSGLLQLIPSIAIYRVYMLVRPKT; encoded by the coding sequence ATGAACCCTGTCGATATCCTGCGCGACTCGTTGTTGTTCTTCGCTCGCAACCTGCGTCCCCTGGCCGTCCTCACCCTGCCCTGGCTGCTGCTCGAATCCCTGCTGCGCTACCAGGTGCTGGAGCGCTTCGGCGTGAGCAACGGGCTGTGGGACCTGCTGGTCAGCCTGCTGTGCTATCCGCTGTATACCGCCTCACTGCTGATCTTTCTCGAGGCGCGTACCCAGGGCACCACACCGCGGCTGAGTGGCGTCTGGGGGGCTGCGCTCTTGCTCTGGCCGCGCTTCGCCATCCTGGCGGCGATCACCTCGGGCTTGGTGATGCTGGGCTTTTCGCTATTGATCGTCCCGGGCTTCCTGATCATGACCCTGCTGGCCTTCGCCGAGAACCTGCTGGTATTGGAGGGACGGGCGCCGCTGGATGCCCTGCACGGCAGCCTGCGGATGACCCGCGGCCATTTCTTCACCTTGCTGGCCTGCATCCTGGCGACGGTATTGCCGGCCTGGCTGATCGATGCCTGGATCGCCCAGCACTTCGCCAAGGCAGCGACCCCGGAGATCATCCTGCAGACCCTCTCGGGCCTGCTGCAACTGATCCCCAGCATCGCCATCTATCGCGTCTATATGCTGGTCAGGCCCAAGACCTGA
- a CDS encoding DUF2058 domain-containing protein, with translation MSMSLRDQLLKAGLVNEKQAKQAVKQKQKQNRMEHRGQAEKDRSQELAVQQAQAEKLAKDQELNRAQEEKKRRKAEQAQIKQLIETSRLPKLTTEDYYNFVDDKKVKRLSVNVMMRDKLSKGSLAIVRYEGRYEVVPRATAERIQERDPKRVVLLNVQSGEPDPDDPYAAYQVPDDLMW, from the coding sequence ATGAGCATGTCCCTACGCGACCAACTGCTGAAAGCTGGGTTGGTCAATGAAAAGCAGGCCAAGCAGGCCGTCAAGCAGAAGCAAAAGCAGAACCGCATGGAGCACCGCGGGCAGGCGGAAAAGGATCGCTCTCAGGAGTTGGCCGTCCAGCAGGCCCAGGCGGAGAAACTGGCCAAGGACCAGGAACTCAATCGGGCCCAGGAAGAGAAGAAGAGGCGCAAGGCCGAGCAGGCCCAGATCAAGCAGTTGATCGAGACCAGTCGCCTGCCCAAGCTCACTACCGAGGATTACTACAACTTCGTCGACGACAAGAAGGTCAAGCGCCTGTCGGTCAACGTCATGATGAGAGACAAGCTCAGCAAGGGCAGTCTCGCCATCGTCCGCTACGAGGGTCGCTACGAGGTGGTGCCGCGGGCGACCGCCGAGCGCATCCAGGAACGCGATCCCAAGCGGGTGGTCTTGCTCAACGTGCAGAGCGGCGAGCCGGACCCGGACGATCCCTACGCCGCCTACCAGGTGCCTGACGACCTGATGTGGTGA
- a CDS encoding aspartyl/asparaginyl beta-hydroxylase domain-containing protein, with protein MITLAIVLLFVASVLFVHLRGQARLPFLRQLVNHSAVFAPYNALMYLFSSVPSKPYLDRSRFPELDVLKDNWQDIRVEALRLFDEGYIRAAEKDNDAGFGSFFKKGWKRFYLTWYGEPLPSAQTLCPRTVELVRQIPNVKGAMFALLPGGSHLNPHRDPFGGSLRYHLGLATPNSDACRIYVDGQPYAWRDGEDVMFDETYVHWVKNETDQTRVILFCDVERPLRNRLLTRVNQAVSRFLGSATAPQNVEGERVGGINQAYAFSKRFGDRIGGGVKKFKRRHPKAYRIAKPILAVLVVIALYQWIAS; from the coding sequence ATGATTACTCTCGCGATCGTCCTGCTCTTCGTCGCCAGCGTGCTCTTCGTCCACCTTCGCGGACAAGCGCGCCTGCCCTTCCTGCGCCAGTTGGTCAACCACTCGGCGGTCTTCGCCCCCTACAACGCGCTGATGTATCTGTTCTCCAGCGTGCCGTCCAAGCCCTACCTGGATCGCAGCCGCTTTCCGGAACTGGACGTGCTCAAGGACAACTGGCAGGACATCCGCGTCGAGGCCCTGCGCCTGTTCGACGAGGGTTACATCCGCGCGGCGGAAAAGGACAACGATGCCGGTTTCGGCTCCTTCTTCAAGAAGGGCTGGAAGCGCTTCTACCTGACCTGGTACGGCGAGCCGCTGCCCTCCGCCCAGACCCTCTGCCCGCGCACCGTGGAATTGGTACGGCAGATTCCCAACGTCAAGGGCGCCATGTTCGCCCTGCTGCCGGGCGGCAGCCATCTGAATCCGCACCGCGACCCCTTTGGCGGCTCGCTGCGCTATCACCTGGGCCTGGCTACGCCCAACTCGGATGCCTGCCGCATCTATGTCGACGGCCAGCCCTATGCCTGGCGCGACGGCGAGGACGTGATGTTCGACGAAACCTATGTGCACTGGGTGAAGAACGAGACCGACCAGACTCGCGTCATCCTGTTCTGCGACGTGGAGCGGCCGCTGCGCAATCGGCTGCTGACCCGCGTCAACCAGGCGGTCAGTCGCTTCCTCGGCAGCGCCACGGCGCCGCAGAACGTGGAAGGCGAGCGCGTCGGCGGTATCAACCAGGCCTATGCCTTCAGCAAGAGATTCGGGGATCGGATCGGCGGCGGCGTGAAGAAATTCAAACGGCGCCATCCCAAGGCCTATCGCATCGCCAAGCCAATACTGGCCGTGCTGGTAGTGATCGCCCTGTACCAGTGGATCGCCAGCTGA
- a CDS encoding DUF2802 domain-containing protein — translation MLVGLILLSVALGLACAGLGGCCWLLWQRQQQQAAKLAEREALVDKRMQILLKRLETYQAGQVRMGEQVQGLAKVVAPLPDRLTQIEQSDPTSLSFSQAARLVGLGASADDLTQACGLSQAEAELVTRLHRQRQQRSG, via the coding sequence ATGCTCGTCGGGCTGATCCTGCTCAGCGTCGCCCTGGGGTTGGCCTGTGCCGGCCTCGGCGGTTGCTGTTGGCTGCTCTGGCAGCGCCAGCAGCAGCAGGCGGCCAAGCTGGCCGAGCGAGAGGCCCTTGTCGACAAGCGCATGCAGATCCTGCTCAAGCGTCTGGAAACCTACCAGGCGGGGCAGGTGCGCATGGGCGAGCAGGTCCAAGGATTGGCCAAGGTGGTCGCTCCCTTGCCCGATCGGTTGACCCAGATCGAGCAGAGCGACCCCACCAGTCTGTCGTTTTCCCAGGCCGCGCGCCTGGTGGGGTTAGGCGCCAGCGCCGACGATCTCACCCAGGCCTGTGGCCTGTCCCAGGCCGAGGCCGAATTGGTCACGCGGCTGCACCGGCAGCGTCAACAGCGCTCCGGCTGA